Proteins co-encoded in one Candidatus Krumholzibacteriota bacterium genomic window:
- a CDS encoding tetratricopeptide repeat protein — protein sequence AGWLRLLGRKALVYWSGEEIPDILDVRIYRRHCSVLGAAAVTFTVISPFCLFGLWVVRRRRGRWIAWLFTVAALGSILPFFVNTRYRLPAVPVFIAIAAAAVVWFAKQIAARDPRRLAVGAAALAALFLLVSTRDNVRVDPSASYTFLGNHHMQRGETAEAEEAFRTAFELNPGVMTRINYARVLSRAGQKKEAALLYAAAFAERPDFPNLALEYGNLLEEAGRAADARALYLHAWESPRTRERVVACKLLSRLAWSEGDVDGAIAWLKAGLEIAPGDESLAETLQRIERR from the coding sequence CGGCCGGCTGGCTCCGCCTCCTCGGCCGCAAGGCGCTCGTCTACTGGTCCGGCGAGGAGATCCCCGACATCCTCGATGTGCGCATCTACCGGCGGCACTGTTCCGTCCTCGGGGCGGCCGCCGTCACCTTCACCGTCATCTCCCCCTTCTGCCTTTTCGGGCTCTGGGTGGTGCGCCGGCGGCGTGGGCGGTGGATCGCGTGGCTCTTCACCGTGGCGGCCCTCGGCTCGATCCTTCCCTTCTTCGTCAACACGCGCTATCGCCTTCCCGCCGTGCCGGTCTTCATCGCGATCGCCGCGGCGGCCGTCGTGTGGTTCGCCAAACAGATCGCCGCACGCGACCCGCGGCGCCTCGCGGTTGGTGCGGCGGCGCTGGCGGCCCTTTTCCTCCTCGTCTCCACGCGGGACAACGTGCGCGTCGATCCGAGCGCCTCGTACACCTTCCTCGGCAATCACCACATGCAGCGGGGCGAGACGGCCGAGGCGGAGGAGGCCTTCCGGACGGCCTTCGAGCTGAACCCCGGCGTGATGACGCGGATCAACTACGCGCGCGTCCTCTCGCGCGCCGGGCAAAAGAAGGAAGCTGCGCTCCTCTACGCGGCGGCCTTCGCCGAGCGCCCCGATTTCCCCAACCTCGCCCTCGAGTACGGCAACCTGCTCGAGGAGGCGGGGCGGGCCGCCGACGCGCGGGCGCTCTATCTCCACGCGTGGGAGAGCCCGCGGACGCGCGAGCGCGTCGTCGCCTGCAAGCTCCTCTCCCGGCTCGCCTGGTCGGAGGGGGACGTCGACGGGGCGATCGCCTGGCTCAAGGCCGGACTCGAGATCGCGCCCGGCGACGAGAGCCTCGCCGAGACCCTCCAGCGGATCGAGCGGCGGTAG